The Penaeus chinensis breed Huanghai No. 1 chromosome 29, ASM1920278v2, whole genome shotgun sequence genome window below encodes:
- the LOC125040327 gene encoding glycine-rich cell wall structural protein-like: MTPPRPVMIMAAMLALTSMAVAGGGGGYGGGGGGGGFGGGHGGGGFGGGGFGGGHGSGGFGGGNGGHGGSGFGGSNSGGYGGSNGGGSVVAGVLVGSGSLPSGGGGGYGGASGGGFGGGSGGGFGGSFGGGHGGSFGGGNGGGFGGGFGGVGGGHGGSFGGGNGGGFGGGSGGSGYGK, encoded by the exons ATGACACCTCCGCGCCCAGTG ATGATTATGGCGGCCATGTTGGCCCTTACGTCGATGGCAGTggctggaggtggaggcggatATGGTGGCggcggaggaggtggtggatTTGGCGGAGGACATGGAGGTGGTGGATTCGGAGGTGGTGGATTTGGCGGAGGACATGGAAGTGGTGGATTTGGTGGAGGAAACGGAGGTCATGGAGGCAGTGGTTTTGGAGGTAGCAACTCCGGAGGCTACGGAGGAAGCAACGGAGGCGGAAGTGTAGTCGCAGGAGTCTTGGTTGGCAGCGGGTCCCTTCcgagcggcggcggaggcggataCGGAGGCGCAAGCGGAGGCGGTttcggaggtggaagtggaggcggtTTCGGAGGCAGCTTTGGAGGAGGACATGGAGGCAGCTTCGGCGGTGGAAATGGAGGCGGTTTCGGAGGTGGCTTTGGGGGCGTCGGAGGTGGTCACGGAGGCAGCTTCGGAGGTGGAAATGGAGGCGGTTTTGGTGGCGGAAGCGGAGGCAGCGGCTACGGAAAATAA
- the LOC125040328 gene encoding glycine-rich cell wall structural protein-like: protein MRSQRPVRLVVEADMVAVEEVDLAEDMEVVDLVGGNVGGFGGGHGGSGFSGGSRGSGFSGGHGGSGFGGSSSGGYGGSSGGGSVVAGVLVGSGSLPSGGGGGYGGASGGGYGGGSGGGFGGSFGGGHGGSFGGGNGGGFGGGFGGVGGGHGGSFGGGNGGGFGGGSGGSGYGK, encoded by the exons ATGAGATCTCAGCGACCTGTG CGGCTGGTGGTGGAGGCGGATATGGTggcagtggaggaggtggatttgGCGGAGGACATGGAGGTGGTGGATTTGGTGGGAGGAAACGTAGGTGGCTTTGGCGGAGGTCACGGAGGCAGTGGTTTCAGTGGAGGAAGCAGAGGCAGTGGTTTCAGCGGAGGCCATGGAGGTAGTGGTTTTGGAGGTAGCAGCTCCGGAGGCTACGGCGGAAGCAGCGGAGGCGGAAGTGTAGTTGCAGGAGTCTTGGTTGGCAGCGGGTCCCTTCcgagcggcggcggaggcggataCGGAGGCGCAAGCGGAGGCGGTtacggaggtggaagtggaggcggtTTCGGAGGCAGCTTTGGAGGCGGACATGGAGGCAGCTTCGGCGGTGGAAATGGAGGCGGTTTCGGAGGTGGCTTTGGGGGCGTCGGAGGTGGTCACGGAGGCAGCTTCGGAGGTGGAAATGGAGGCGGGTTTGGTGGCGGAAGCGGAGGCAGCGGCTACGGAAAATAA
- the LOC125040329 gene encoding keratin, type I cytoskeletal 9-like, producing MDIESQITDKICAFIGKRCSVIVQPMMALMSMAAAGGGGGYGGSGGGGFGGGHGGGGFGGGHGGVDSEVDLAEVTEAVVSVEEAEAVVSVEEAEAVVSVEEAEAVVFSGSHGGSGFGGSSSGATAEAAEAEAEAARYEDKAEKSRLTPRCIKRLVVRGGYGGSRRWIWRGHELWIRRWWIWWRNVGGFGRRSRRRGFSEKQGSGVSAKQWSSSSRRLRREAAGEVSCRSLVGSGSFRAAAEADTEAQAEAVSEVEVEAVSEAALEADMEAASAVEMEAVSEVALGASEVVTEAASEVEMEAGGGLNGGFGGRGGAVSGEFGENGGGGGFGGGGAGGRFGGGDGGAGGYGGNGGGGIGGGSVATGILIGNGSFPSVGGNGGSYGGGSDGFGGGNDGGNGGFGRGNGGFGGGSISGGNGATEGNKHHNSKGLTLYKYQDEDHERYTPRWVLSATTAKMHRSLMVISVALLATAMPDSGYGGRGGVGGGGGGGGGHNGGFGGGGAVGGGFGGNGGGGGFGGNAIGGGVRGGAGGGYGGGGVGGGSVAPGILVGSGSLPSVGGNGGSYSGGNGGGSGGFGGGNGGFGGGNGGFGGGNGGFSGGNGGFGGSGAGGHGGSYGR from the exons ATGGACATCGAATCCCAAATTACTGATAAGATTTGTGCATTCATAGGCAAGCGTTGCAGT GTGATAGTGCAGCCCATGATGGCCCTGATGTCCATGGCAGCGGCTGGTGGTGGAGGCGGATATGGTggcagtggaggaggtggatttgGCGGAGGACATGGAGGTGGTGGATTTGGCGGAGGACATGGAGGTGTGGAttcggaggtggatttggcggAGGTCACGGAGGCAGTGGTTTCAGTGGAGGAAGCAGAGGCAGTGGTTTCAGTGGAGGAAGCAGAGGCAGTGGTTTCAGTGGAGGAAGCAGAGGCAGTGGTTTTCAGCGGAAGCCATGGAGGTAGTGGTTTTGGAGGTAGCAGCTCCGGAGCTACGGCGGAAGCAGCGGAGGCGGAAGCGGAGGCAGCACGATACGAGGATAAAGCGGAAAAAAGCAGACTTACTCCTAGATGCATTAAA CGGCTGGTGGTGAGAGGCGGATATGGTGGCAGTAGGAGGTGGATTTGGCGAGGACATGAGTTGTGGATTCGGAGGTGGTGGATTTGGTGGAGAAACGTAGGTGGCTTTGGCCGGAGGTCACGGAGGCGTGGTTTCAGTGAGAAGCAAGGCAGTGGGGTTTCAGCGAAGCAATGGAGTAGCAGCTCCCGGAGGCTACGGCGGGAAGCAGCGGGCGAAGTGTCTTGCAGGAGTCTGGTTGGCAGCGGGTCCTTCcgagcggcggcggaggcggataCGGAGGCGCAAGCGGAGGCGGTttcggaggtggaagtggaggcggtTTCGGAGGCAGCTTTGGAGGCGGACATGGAGGCAGCTTCGGCGGTGGAAATGGAGGCGGTTTCGGAGGTGGCTTTGGGGGCGTCGGAGGTGGTCACGGAGGCAGCTTCAGAGGTGGAAATGGAGGCGG GAGGAGGCCTGAACGGAGGATTCGGAGGTAGAGGTGGTGCAGTCAGCGGAGAATTCGGAGaaaatggaggtggtggtggatttGGCGGTGGTGGAGCTGGAGGTAGATtcggaggtggagatggtggcgcGGGAGGTTATGGCGGCAATGGTGGAGGCGGAATAGGAGGAGGCAGCGTGGCTACTGGAATTCTCATTGGAAACGGAAGCTTCCCAAGTGTTGGCGGAAATGGTGGCAGTTACGGCGGTGGAAGCGACGGTTTCGGCGGTGGAAATGACGGAGGAAATGGCGGTTTCGGCCGTGGCAATGGCGGATTTGGCGGTGGCAGTATTAGTGGGGGCAATGGAGCTACGGAAGGAAATAAACATCACAATT CAAAAGGCCTCACGCTGTATAAATATCAGGACGAAGATCATGAGCGATACACTCCTCGGTGGGTTCTATCAGCCACAACAGCCAAGATGCATCGTAGTCTCATG gTGATAAGCGTAGCCTTGCTGGCGACAGCGATGCCTGACAGTGGATACGGAGGACgcggaggagtaggtggaggtggaggaggtggaggaggccatAACGGAGGATTCGGAGGAGGTGGTGCAGTcggcggtggattcggaggaaaTGGAGGCGGTGGAGGATTCGGAGGAAATGCTattggaggaggagttagaggtggagctggtggaggttatggtggaggtggagtaggaggaggcagcGTGGCTCCTGGAATTCTCGTTGGAAGCGGGAGCCTCCCAAGTGTTGGCGGAAATGGTGGCAGTTACAGCGGTGGCAATGGCGGTGGAAGCGGCGGTTTCGGCGGTGGAAACGGCGGTTTCGGTGGAGGAAACGGCGGTTTCGGTGGAGGAAACGGTGGTTTCAGTGGTGGAAATGGTGGATTTGGTGGTAGTGGTGCTGGAGGTCATGGAGGTAGCTACGGAAGATAA
- the LOC125040330 gene encoding glycine-rich cell wall structural protein-like: protein MAFLHVEIQQCGNLKQKVSLYKYQDEDQDRYTPRWILSATTAKMRRSLMVISVALLATAMADSGYGGRGGGGGGGHNGGFGGGGGGHNGGFGGGGGGHNGGFGGGGAVGGGFGGNGGGGGGSYGGGNGGGFGGGNGGFGGGNGGFGGGNGGFGGGNGGFGGGNGGFGGSGAGGHGGN, encoded by the exons ATGGCATTTTTGCATGTTGAAATTCAACAATGTGGTAACCTAAAGCAAAAGGTCTCACTGTATAAATATCAGGACGAAGACCAAGATCGATACACTCCTCGGTGGATTCTGTCAGCCACAACAGCCAAGATGCGTCGCAGTCTCATG GTGATAAGTGTAGCCTTGCTGGCGACGGCGATGGCAGACAGTGGGTACGGAGgacgcggaggaggaggtggaggaggccataacggaggattcggaggaggtggaggaggccataacggaggattcggaggaggtggaggaggccatAACGGAGGATTCGGAGGAGGTGGTGCAGTcggcggtggattcggaggaaatggaggtggtgg TGGTGGGAGTTACGGCGGTGGCAATGGCGGCGGTTTCGGTGGTGGAAACGGCGGTTTCGGCGGTGGAAACGGCGGTTTCGGCGGTGGAAACGGCGGTTTCGGCGGAGGAAACGGCGGTTTCGGTGGTGGAAATGGTGGATTTGGTGGTAGTGGTGCTGGAGGTCATGGAG GAAATTAA
- the LOC125040332 gene encoding glycine-rich cell wall structural protein 2-like — MAFLHVEIQQCGNLKQKVSLYKYQDEDQDRYTPRWILSATTAKMRRSLMVISVALLATAMADSGGGHNGGFGGGGAVGGGFGGNGGGGGFGGNAIGGGVGGGFGGGAGGAGGYGSNGGGGVGGGSVAPGILVGSGSLPSVGGNGGSHGGGSGGFGGGNGGFGGGNGGFGGGNSGFGGGNGGFGGGNGGFSGGNGGLGGSGAGGHGVQSVYGQRQDLKESCQCIVRFQGKKPSSSSIRSGSVSAGTCQKHVSDTCFPTSDPWPLTEGLMRSRYGQKRW; from the exons ATGGCATTTTTGCATGTTGAAATTCAACAATGTGGTAACCTAAAGCAAAAGGTCTCACTGTATAAATATCAGGACGAAGACCAAGATCGATACACTCCTCGGTGGATTCTGTCAGCCACAACAGCCAAGATGCGTCGCAGTCTCATG GTGATAAGTGTAGCCTTGCTGGCGACGGCGATGGCAGACA gtggaggaggccatAACGGAGGATTCGGAGGAGGTGGTGCAGTcggcggtggattcggaggaaaTGGAGGCGGTGGTGGATTCGGAGGAAATGCTATTGGAGGAGGAGTcggcggtggattcggaggtggaGCTGGTGGCGCCGGAGGTTATGGTAGCAATGGTGGAGGCGGAGTAGGAGGAGGCAGCGTGGCTCCTGGAATTCTCGTTGGAAGCGGAAGCCTCCCAAGTGTTGGCGGAAATGGTGGCAGTCACGGCGGTGGAAGCGGCGGTTTCGGCGGTGGAAACGGTGGTTTCGGCGGAGGAAACGGCGGTTTCGGCGGTGGAAACAGCGGTTTCGGCGGAGGAAACGGCGGTTTCGGTGGTGGAAACGGTGGTTTCAGCGGCGGAAATGGTGGATTAGGTGGTAGTGGTGCTGGAGGTCATGGAG ttcagtccgtgtatggtcaaagg CAAGATTTGAAGGAATCGTGTCAGTGCATAGTCCGCTTCCAAGGAAAGAAGCCTTCGAGTTCATCAATAAGAAGTGGATCAGTGTCGGCTGGCACGTGTCAGAAACATGTTAGTGACACGTGTTTTCCGACCTCTGACCCCTGGCCTCTCACTGAAGGCCTTATGCGATCTAGATATGGGCAAAAGAGGTGGTAG
- the LOC125040802 gene encoding glycine-rich cell wall structural protein 1-like → MRRSLMVISVALMATVYEAMADGGYGSRRGGGGGGHSLSGGGGGHIGGGFSGGNGGFGGGAGAVASGFGENGFNGGHGFGGNGGAVVSGGSGFGGANGVGGGVGGGAGRGFGGVNVGAGSYSAGNGGFGGGNGGFGAATSGVGSGNGGFSVSTGGFGGGNSGFVAGNGGFGSGIGGFGGGNGGIVGSSASFGGVGGSNGGNGRRSYGRK, encoded by the exons ATGCGTCGTAGTCTCATG GTGATAAGCGTAGCTTTGATGGCTACGGTGTATGAGGCAATGGCTGATGGCGGATACGGAAGTCgccgaggtggaggtggaggaggccacagcttaagtggaggtggaggaggccacATCGGAGGTGGATTCAGCGGCGGAaacggaggattcggaggcggagcTGGTGCAGTCGCCAGTGGATTCGGGGAAAATGGATTCAATGGCGGCCACGGATTTGGTGGAAATGGAGGCGCTGTAGTTAGCGGCGGAAGTGGATTTGGAGGAGCTAATGGTGtagggggaggtgtgggaggaggagctggaagagGATTCGGTGGTGTAAATGTTGGTGCTGGCAGTTACAGCGCAGGTAATGGTGGCTTTGGAGGTGGAAATGGCGGTTTTGGCGCAGCTACTAGTGGTGTTGGAAGCGGAAATGGTGGATTTAGCGTCTCGACTGGCGGGTTTGGCGGTGGAAATAGCGGCTTTGTTGCAGGTAATGGAGGTTTTGGCAGTGGCATTGGCGGATTTGGCGGTGGCAATGGAGGAATTGTTGGAAGCAGTGCCAGTTTTGGAGGTGTTGGCGGGAGTAATGGAGGTAATGGCCGTCGAAGCTATGGAAGGAAGTAA
- the LOC125040804 gene encoding glycine-rich protein 5-like has protein sequence MRRSLMVISVALMATAYVAMADGGYGSRRSGSGGGHSGGGGGRGHIGGGFSGGNGGFGGGAGAVAGGFGGNGGAGFNGGHGFGGNGGAVVSGGSGFGGAHGVGGSVGGGAGGGFGGVNGGIGGFGAGNGGFGSGNGGFVAGNGGFGGGNGGFGGGKGGIVGSSTSFGGVGGGNGRRSYGRK, from the exons ATGCGTCGTAGTCTCATG GTGATAAGCGTAGCCTTGATGGCGACAGCGTATGTGGCGATGGCTGATGGCGGATACGGAAGTCGccgaagtggaagtggaggaggccacagtggaggtggaggtggaagaggccaCATCGGAGGTGGATTCAGCGGCGGAaacggaggattcggaggcggagcTGGTGCAGTCGCCGGTGGATTCGGGGGAAATGGAGGCGCTGGATTCAATGGCGGCCACGGATTTGGTGGAAATGGAGGCGCTGTAGTTAGCGGCGGAAGCGGATTTGGAGGAGCTCATGGTGTAGGAGGAAGTGttggaggtggagctggaggaggatttggaggtgTAAATGGTGGAATTGGCGGTTTTGGTGCAGGTAATGGCGGTTTTGGCAGTGGAAATGGCGGTTTTGTCGCAGGTAATGGAGGTTTTGGCGGTGGCAACGGCGGATTTGGCGGTGGCAAAGGCGGAATTGTTGGAAGCAGTACCAGCTTtggaggtgttggtggaggtaATGGCCGTCGAAGCTATGGAAGGAAGTAA